Proteins from one Melospiza melodia melodia isolate bMelMel2 chromosome 18, bMelMel2.pri, whole genome shotgun sequence genomic window:
- the TVP23A gene encoding Golgi apparatus membrane protein TVP23 homolog A isoform X1, with protein sequence MKQALVDDTEDVSLDFGSEEELALRKARIRHPLATFFHLFFRVSAIVTYLFCDWFSNSFVACFVTILLLLSFDFWSVKNVTGRLLVGLRWWNQIDEDGKSHWVFEAKRVPTAAASTEAEARIFWLGLIICPVIWTMFFFSTLFSLKLKWLALVIAGISLQTANLYGYIHCKLGGPKTISRVTSRLFGTTDVPKRQSRRIAEDGTEDHGKTGTR encoded by the exons ATGAAGCAG GCGCTGGTGGACGACACCGAGGATGTGTCCCTGGATTTCGGGAGCGAGGAGGAGCTGGCGCTGCGGAAAGCGCGGATCAG GCACCCACTGGCCACCTTTTTCCACCTGTTTTTCCGAGTGAGTGCTATTGTTACCTACTTGTTCTGTGACTGGTTCAGCAACAGCTTTGTTGCCTGTTTTGTCACTATTCTCCTCCTTCTGTCCTTTGACTTTTGGTCTGTCAAG AATGTGACAGGAAGACTCTTGGTTGGTTTGCGTTGGTGGAACCAGATTGATGAAGATGGAAAAAGTCACTGGGTGTTTGAAGCAAAAAGG GTGCCTACAGCAGCTGCCTCAACTGAAGCTGAAGCCCGAATCTTCTGGCTCGGTCTCATCATCTGCCCAGTGATTTGGACAATGTTTTTCTTTAGCACCTTGTTCTCCTTGAAGCTGAAATGGCTG GCTCTCGTGATTGCTGGCATCTCCCTCCAGACTGCTAATTTATATGGCTACATCCACTGCAAGTTAGGAGGACCAAAAACCATCAGCAGAGTAACCTCAAGGTTGTTTGGCACCACAGATGTTCCCAAGA GACAGAGCAGGAGAATTGCAGAAGATGGCACTGAGGATCATGGGAAGACAGGCACTAGGTAA
- the TVP23A gene encoding Golgi apparatus membrane protein TVP23 homolog A isoform X2, with protein sequence MCPWISGARRSWRCGKRGSGTHWPPFSTCFSESEVLMHLQYSESFWFIQNVTGRLLVGLRWWNQIDEDGKSHWVFEAKRVPTAAASTEAEARIFWLGLIICPVIWTMFFFSTLFSLKLKWLALVIAGISLQTANLYGYIHCKLGGPKTISRVTSRLFGTTDVPKRQSRRIAEDGTEDHGKTGTR encoded by the exons ATGTGTCCCTGGATTTCGGGAGCGAGGAGGAGCTGGCGCTGCGGAAAGCGCGGATCAG GCACCCACTGGCCACCTTTTTCCACCTGTTTTTCCGA AAGTGAAGTACTGATGCACCTCCAGTATTCTGAAAGCTTCTGGTTCATCCAG AATGTGACAGGAAGACTCTTGGTTGGTTTGCGTTGGTGGAACCAGATTGATGAAGATGGAAAAAGTCACTGGGTGTTTGAAGCAAAAAGG GTGCCTACAGCAGCTGCCTCAACTGAAGCTGAAGCCCGAATCTTCTGGCTCGGTCTCATCATCTGCCCAGTGATTTGGACAATGTTTTTCTTTAGCACCTTGTTCTCCTTGAAGCTGAAATGGCTG GCTCTCGTGATTGCTGGCATCTCCCTCCAGACTGCTAATTTATATGGCTACATCCACTGCAAGTTAGGAGGACCAAAAACCATCAGCAGAGTAACCTCAAGGTTGTTTGGCACCACAGATGTTCCCAAGA GACAGAGCAGGAGAATTGCAGAAGATGGCACTGAGGATCATGGGAAGACAGGCACTAGGTAA